The proteins below come from a single Fretibacterium sp. OH1220_COT-178 genomic window:
- a CDS encoding bifunctional adenosylcobinamide kinase/adenosylcobinamide-phosphate guanylyltransferase, giving the protein MHLILGGRHMGKRAYAESLYGRFSSVCDLGREDPEAMAGAAVVLNLQEGVRSLMGQDIDVRTFFEARMEHLRQSVLIGDEIGGGIVPMEPFERRWRDETGLLYQILAREATIVDRVWAGLPTRLKG; this is encoded by the coding sequence ATGCACCTGATCCTCGGAGGGCGTCACATGGGCAAGCGCGCCTATGCCGAATCACTCTACGGGCGTTTTTCATCCGTCTGCGACCTGGGCCGCGAGGACCCCGAGGCCATGGCCGGCGCAGCGGTCGTGCTCAACCTTCAGGAGGGAGTCCGCTCCCTGATGGGACAAGACATCGACGTGAGGACGTTTTTTGAAGCCCGCATGGAGCACCTGCGTCAATCCGTCCTGATCGGAGACGAGATCGGGGGCGGTATCGTCCCCATGGAGCCGTTCGAACGGCGATGGCGGGACGAGACGGGGCTTCTCTACCAAATTCTGGCTCGGGAGGCAACGATCGTCGACCGAGTCTGGGCGGGCCTCCCCACGCGTCTGAAGGGATGA
- a CDS encoding HAD-IIB family hydrolase: MGPKYVFFDIDGTLVSHVGTSHIPGATRRAVALLRQNGHIPAIATARSSFLTHRVARELDIDLLVCCNGAHILNGTEVLSASWISDEALRLFRRAAPCCSDHPAAIDDRYVYTEDQDQEFRDYLNGQAGYSCIRPFTRLHRAFLLYAFSSGPWLPAVLETASQDLALERTPHFTEARPAGTSKWAGILTVVRRFGAAPGDVVAFGDGTNDVEMLRSASVGVAVGGAPDTIKAAADLVTNDIDEGGILRACIDLGLIDGPKDEGTPNFMGRNASCG; the protein is encoded by the coding sequence ATGGGCCCCAAGTACGTGTTTTTCGACATCGACGGCACGCTGGTGAGCCACGTGGGGACCAGCCACATCCCCGGGGCCACGCGCAGGGCCGTAGCTCTGTTGCGGCAAAACGGCCATATTCCCGCCATCGCGACGGCGCGCAGCTCCTTTCTGACCCACAGGGTCGCTCGAGAACTGGACATCGATCTTCTTGTTTGCTGCAACGGCGCCCATATTTTGAACGGCACGGAGGTCCTGAGTGCCTCCTGGATATCCGATGAAGCGCTCCGTCTCTTCCGGAGAGCCGCTCCATGTTGCTCCGACCATCCGGCGGCGATCGACGACCGCTATGTCTACACGGAAGATCAGGACCAAGAGTTCAGGGACTACCTCAACGGCCAGGCCGGCTACTCCTGCATCCGTCCGTTCACGAGGCTGCATCGGGCTTTTCTGCTCTACGCCTTCTCTTCCGGCCCCTGGCTTCCCGCAGTCCTCGAGACCGCGAGCCAAGACCTCGCGCTCGAGCGAACTCCGCATTTCACCGAGGCACGCCCGGCCGGGACGTCGAAGTGGGCGGGTATTCTGACGGTCGTACGGCGCTTCGGCGCCGCCCCCGGCGACGTCGTCGCCTTCGGAGACGGGACCAACGACGTGGAGATGCTGCGCAGTGCCTCCGTGGGGGTTGCGGTAGGGGGAGCGCCGGACACAATCAAGGCCGCGGCCGACCTCGTAACGAACGATATCGATGAAGGCGGCATTCTGAGGGCCTGCATCGATTTGGGGCTGATCGACGGGCCAAAGGACGAAGGGACACCAAACTTTATGGGGAGGAACGCATCATGCGGATAA
- a CDS encoding HutD/Ves family protein encodes MRISVTRREEQRVGSWAGGTTTQLAIGPEGADYAARRFEWRISSARVDLDESDFTPLPGFQRILMILEGAVHLTHEGIREVDLGPFEQDSFEGAWKTRSRGRCVDFNLMTARGWSGAVAALSPIPGAPVSVPLAGAIEAFYCLQDAVIVTIGSAGGGHTELLDRGDFLLIESPAPEAVLTVTTREERTAGVHATLTRT; translated from the coding sequence ATGCGGATAAGTGTGACACGCAGGGAGGAACAACGGGTCGGCTCCTGGGCCGGAGGGACGACGACGCAGCTGGCCATCGGCCCGGAGGGAGCGGATTACGCCGCGCGTCGCTTCGAGTGGCGTATCAGCAGCGCCCGGGTGGACCTGGACGAATCCGACTTCACCCCGCTTCCCGGCTTTCAGCGTATCCTGATGATTTTGGAGGGCGCAGTGCACCTGACCCACGAGGGTATCCGCGAGGTTGACCTGGGCCCCTTCGAGCAGGACTCGTTCGAGGGGGCCTGGAAGACCCGAAGCCGTGGGCGCTGCGTCGACTTCAATTTAATGACCGCCAGGGGATGGAGTGGGGCCGTAGCGGCCCTGAGCCCTATCCCCGGAGCTCCCGTCTCAGTTCCGCTCGCCGGTGCGATCGAGGCGTTCTATTGTCTGCAGGACGCCGTCATCGTCACGATCGGCTCCGCCGGAGGAGGACATACGGAGCTCCTCGATCGAGGGGATTTTCTGCTCATCGAGTCCCCTGCACCGGAAGCGGTGCTCACCGTAACGACCCGGGAGGAAAGAACAGCAGGAGTGCATGCGACCCTGACCAGGACATAG
- a CDS encoding cold-shock protein: protein MAQGTVKWFNESKGYGFITADEGKDVFVHYSAILGDGFKTLAEGQKVSFEIVNGEKGPQAANVEKI, encoded by the coding sequence ATGGCTCAGGGTACCGTGAAGTGGTTCAACGAAAGCAAGGGGTATGGTTTTATTACGGCTGACGAAGGGAAAGACGTTTTTGTTCACTACAGTGCCATTCTTGGTGATGGATTTAAAACCCTTGCTGAAGGCCAGAAGGTGTCTTTCGAGATCGTGAACGGCGAAAAGGGTCCCCAGGCTGCCAACGTCGAAAAGATTTAA
- the rpmF gene encoding 50S ribosomal protein L32, with product MATPKRKTSHARTAQRKAHWLGSLTAPATQACPRCGEVTMTYRACPSCGHYKGRKIVEVEAAE from the coding sequence ATGGCTACACCCAAAAGAAAGACTTCCCACGCCCGTACGGCGCAGCGGAAGGCGCATTGGCTGGGTTCCCTCACTGCGCCTGCCACTCAGGCTTGCCCCCGCTGCGGGGAGGTCACGATGACCTACCGCGCCTGTCCTTCCTGTGGGCATTACAAAGGGCGCAAGATTGTGGAGGTCGAGGCTGCCGAATAA
- a CDS encoding DUF177 domain-containing protein → MEKRIGDWRCVVALPPRNDTEAVVEESWHLSMSGGVDFEGQHFQLPEGCRVSAEVRWLEPALLHVRLSLNAPVVGRCARCLEPASLAISDELLYLYSLLGLELGKDTRLVSDEGFMPVEVEAFGRTLDLSDQVWESLLLLLPLKPLCKGDCSGLCPGCGADLNKGPCTCSGVEGDPRLEVLRRFSVEQDS, encoded by the coding sequence ATGGAAAAAAGGATCGGGGATTGGCGCTGCGTCGTCGCGCTGCCTCCTCGCAACGATACCGAGGCCGTGGTCGAGGAGAGCTGGCATCTTTCGATGTCCGGAGGAGTGGATTTCGAGGGACAGCACTTCCAGCTTCCCGAAGGCTGCCGCGTCTCGGCTGAGGTGCGATGGCTCGAACCTGCGCTCCTGCACGTACGGCTCTCTCTGAATGCCCCCGTCGTCGGCAGATGTGCGCGTTGCCTCGAGCCAGCCTCGCTTGCAATATCGGACGAATTGTTGTATCTTTACTCTTTGCTTGGGCTTGAATTGGGCAAGGACACTCGATTGGTTTCCGATGAGGGCTTCATGCCGGTCGAGGTGGAAGCTTTCGGTCGGACTTTGGACTTATCCGATCAGGTTTGGGAAAGCCTGTTGCTGCTTTTGCCCCTCAAGCCGCTTTGCAAGGGAGATTGTTCCGGTCTTTGCCCGGGTTGTGGGGCTGACCTCAACAAGGGGCCCTGCACCTGCTCCGGAGTGGAAGGAGATCCTCGACTGGAGGTTTTGCGTCGTTTTTCGGTCGAGCAGGATTCCTGA
- a CDS encoding acetate/propionate family kinase: MKILVINCGSSSLKYQLFDMDKESVLAKGLVERIGIDGSRIKHTKTGMDAVLQETSIPDHKVGIKLVIEALLDKGHGVLSSLDELSAVGHRVVHAGEKFASSVRLDAKVMAALKDCIPLAPLHNPANIMGIEAVSEVLPSVPQVGVFDTAFHQSMPEHAFIYGIPYGYYEKYKVRRYGFHGTSHYYVSHRAAEMLGRPIEKLKIVTCHLGNGSSITAVDGGRSVDTSMGFTPLAGVLMGTRCGDIDPALIPFIAQAEKLDVKDVDILLNKKSGILGVSGLSSDLRDIEDAAARGEARSKLALAVLSYGIRKYIGAYAAAMGGIDVLVFTAGVGENSALIRSMVCEGLEFMGISIDREKNNVRGKEADIGAEGSKVRVLVVPTNEELVIARDTKRLVSEA, translated from the coding sequence ATGAAAATTCTGGTCATCAATTGCGGTAGTTCCTCCCTGAAATATCAGCTTTTCGATATGGATAAGGAAAGCGTTCTCGCCAAGGGGTTGGTGGAGCGAATCGGCATCGACGGTTCTCGGATCAAGCACACCAAGACGGGGATGGATGCCGTGCTTCAGGAGACTTCCATTCCCGATCACAAGGTGGGCATCAAACTTGTCATCGAGGCTTTGCTCGATAAGGGGCATGGGGTGCTCTCCTCCCTCGACGAGCTGAGTGCGGTTGGGCACCGCGTCGTCCATGCGGGCGAGAAGTTCGCGTCCTCCGTCAGGCTGGATGCCAAGGTCATGGCTGCTCTGAAGGACTGCATTCCCCTGGCGCCCCTGCACAACCCCGCCAACATCATGGGCATCGAGGCCGTCTCCGAGGTCCTGCCCTCCGTGCCTCAGGTCGGGGTGTTCGACACGGCGTTTCATCAGAGCATGCCGGAACACGCGTTTATTTACGGCATCCCCTACGGCTATTACGAGAAGTATAAAGTGCGGCGCTATGGCTTCCACGGTACGAGCCATTACTACGTTTCGCACCGTGCGGCCGAGATGCTGGGAAGGCCGATCGAAAAGCTGAAAATCGTGACCTGCCATCTCGGCAACGGCAGCTCCATAACCGCAGTCGACGGCGGCCGGTCCGTCGATACCTCCATGGGGTTCACGCCGCTGGCGGGGGTGCTGATGGGCACCCGGTGCGGCGACATCGACCCCGCCTTGATCCCCTTCATCGCCCAGGCCGAGAAGCTGGATGTGAAGGACGTGGACATCCTTCTGAACAAGAAGAGCGGCATACTTGGAGTCTCCGGTCTCAGCAGCGACCTGAGGGATATCGAGGATGCGGCGGCCCGAGGCGAGGCCCGCTCCAAGCTGGCCCTTGCTGTCCTTTCCTATGGGATCAGGAAGTACATCGGGGCTTATGCGGCGGCCATGGGAGGGATCGATGTCCTCGTCTTCACCGCCGGAGTGGGGGAGAACAGCGCCCTGATCCGATCGATGGTCTGCGAAGGACTGGAGTTCATGGGGATCTCGATCGATCGGGAGAAGAACAATGTGCGGGGCAAGGAAGCCGATATCGGCGCCGAGGGCAGCAAGGTCCGCGTGTTGGTGGTCCCCACGAATGAGGAACTTGTCATCGCCCGCGACACCAAGCGTCTGGTTTCCGAGGCATAG
- a CDS encoding tRNA(Met) cytidine acetate ligase, which produces MNSRYIKPPVVGIVAEYNPFHNGHRLHMEAAKASLPGAVCIVVLSSSFTQRGIPGIVDKWARARMALLNGADLVFELPFLFACNAAPEFGGGATDILARSGLATHIAFGMEDNGYDISTILDILIQEPASFKQRLQQGLAHGRSYPKAAAEALESLHPGSAAFLSSPNNALALSYLLHIHRRGYPLAPVPIRRSGGGYHELTPGPLSSATAIRSALRESWDTPWTKEAMPPATRAILDEAKTMGRLRLDSEPLWPLLQFLLLHTSPEDLRRFAGMDEGMENLFLRHYTVAASYEDFIGRCVCARYTRSRIQRQTIRLLAGVDRWSALAVSRTGVPYIRLLGCTPKGRELLRERGKHSSIPIITRLAAAKGPVGKLVADAEFRASKLYELLIPEPDMRREERQRPCFE; this is translated from the coding sequence ATGAACAGTCGATACATCAAGCCTCCCGTTGTCGGCATCGTCGCCGAATACAACCCCTTTCACAACGGCCACCGCTTGCACATGGAGGCCGCCAAGGCAAGCCTGCCCGGTGCAGTCTGCATCGTGGTGCTGTCGTCGAGCTTCACCCAAAGAGGTATCCCCGGTATCGTCGACAAATGGGCACGAGCCCGCATGGCCCTGCTCAACGGCGCAGACCTGGTGTTCGAGCTACCCTTTCTATTCGCCTGCAACGCGGCTCCGGAGTTCGGTGGAGGAGCAACGGACATTCTGGCACGCTCGGGCCTTGCAACCCACATCGCCTTCGGCATGGAGGACAACGGCTACGATATCAGCACAATCCTAGATATTCTAATCCAGGAACCCGCCTCTTTCAAGCAGAGGCTGCAACAAGGGCTCGCTCACGGTCGTTCCTATCCCAAGGCCGCTGCAGAGGCACTGGAGAGCCTGCACCCCGGAAGCGCGGCTTTCCTCTCGTCCCCGAACAACGCCTTGGCCCTCTCCTACCTGCTTCATATCCACAGACGCGGCTACCCTCTGGCCCCCGTTCCCATACGGAGGAGCGGAGGCGGGTATCACGAACTCACCCCCGGTCCATTGTCGAGCGCAACAGCCATCCGGTCCGCCCTGCGGGAGTCATGGGACACGCCATGGACGAAGGAGGCCATGCCTCCGGCGACACGGGCAATCCTCGACGAGGCAAAAACGATGGGCCGCCTTCGCCTCGATTCCGAACCCCTTTGGCCTCTGCTGCAGTTCCTTTTGCTGCACACTTCTCCCGAGGACCTGCGCCGCTTTGCGGGGATGGACGAGGGGATGGAGAACCTTTTCCTCAGGCATTACACGGTCGCGGCATCCTACGAGGACTTTATCGGACGTTGCGTCTGCGCACGCTACACCCGTTCCCGCATCCAACGCCAGACCATCCGCCTTTTGGCCGGAGTGGACCGCTGGTCCGCCCTAGCCGTCTCCCGGACCGGAGTCCCATACATCCGTCTTCTGGGCTGTACCCCCAAAGGAAGGGAATTACTGCGGGAAAGAGGAAAACACTCCTCAATCCCCATCATCACAAGGCTGGCCGCAGCCAAGGGGCCTGTGGGCAAGCTCGTAGCCGACGCGGAGTTTCGAGCCTCGAAACTTTACGAACTCCTCATTCCCGAGCCCGACATGAGGCGCGAGGAACGGCAGAGACCCTGTTTCGAATAG